Proteins encoded in a region of the Pieris napi chromosome 5, ilPieNapi1.2, whole genome shotgun sequence genome:
- the LOC125049729 gene encoding uncharacterized protein LOC125049729, whose product MFTRTKKCNKIMIRLNNFLYVFNLRQGTILIAVHQIALSSFLLIILLVGISHLGEMLQLLDNDMKDDEERRGFYGVGYGDQVIFHESDVISTKNHARFVKAQHLASVTVVILYTSTILTAIYLMCSISLLYGAVKYKREYVLPWIMAAFIAVVLLINFIIVFDGYPCIINLFGGHNIYHFGCTLFVLTFIYAICAVSSFALETGGRCHESITNNDERGERLLLLDHAAHSSLLSAAQLNKLSHGTRTHFV is encoded by the exons atgtttaccAGAACAAagaaatgtaacaaaattatgattcgcttaaataatttcttgtatgtatttaatttgcgACAAGGCACAATTTTGATTGCCGTCCATCAAATC GCGCTATCGTCGTTTTtgcttataatattattagttggAATATCTCATCTTGGAGAAATGTTACAATTGCTTGACAATGATATGAAAGATGACGAAGAGAGACGAGGATTTTATGGCGTGGGATATGGCGACCAAGTCATATTTCACGAAAGTGATGTAATAAGTACAAAGAACCATGCAAGATTTGTGAAAGCGCAGCATCTTGCATCAG TAACCGTCgttattttgtatacaagTACTATATTAACGGCTATTTACCTTATGTGTTCAATATCTCTATTATACGGTGCCGTAAAATATAAGAGGGAGTACGTATTACCTTGGATAATGGCAGCTTTTATTGCAGTAGTGTTACTTATTAACTTCATCATTGTCTTCGATGGCTATCCGTGCATCATAAATCTATTTGGCggtcataatatttatc aTTTCGGCTGCACGCTATTCGTCCTAACATTTATCTACGCAATTTGCGCAGTCAGTAGTTTTGCACTCGAGACTGGCGGACGTTGTCATGAAAGTATCACCAACAACGACGAAAGAGGGGAGAGGTTGCTACTCTTGGATCATGCAGCTCATTCCAGCTTACTCTCAGCGGCGCAATTAAACAAACTTTCGCATGGCACAAGAACACACTTTGTTTAA